The sequence CGCTCGGGCATCCGGTCGGGTCGGTCGTCGGGGTCGCCGGTCTCGGTTTCGAGCGCCCACGCGAGCGCGGCGACCAGTCCGCCGAAGATGGTCATACCGACGACGAGGTGGACGGCCGACAGCGTGGCCGTCGTCCCGTTCGTCGCGACGAACGCGCCGATAACCGCTTGGGCGGGGTACAGGAGCAGCGAGAGTCCGAGCGCCGCTTTGATGCGGGTCGACTCGCCGCGTCGCCACGCGAGGACGCCGGTGGCGGCGACGAGGACGCCGACGACGAGCGCCACGGCCCGGTGGCCGAGCGCGACGTAGCCCATCGCCGACGACGGCAGCGAGAGGCCGTCGCCGCAGGCCGGCCACGCCGCACACGCCGTCGCCGCGTCGGTGAGCGTCGTCGTCGCGCCGACGGCGAGGAGGAGATAGACGCCCATCGCGGTGGCGGCGAGGAGTGCCGGAAACCGGTCGGGAGTGTCTGTCGATTCCACTAGTAGGTCACTGACGGAAGTTAGGAAGCCCGGTACTTAGTCACCGCGCTTTGCGGGGCCTCGACGGCGGGTCAGCGGCGTGCAACCCCCCGAGGTTCGTGGTTCGAACGTCGAACCCGGAAATCTGTCCTTCGAGGGACGTCCCGTCGGGCGAACGGGGAGTCAGCAGGTATTTACGTCGGCTTTCCCAACTCCGCAGTAGCAATGAAGCGTACGCGCATCGCACTCGTCTCGCTGTTCTCCGCAGTGGCGCTGGCGCTCGTCGCCGTCCCGGCGGCGGCTCAGCCGTCGGCGACTGCGGAGCTCATCAACGAGCTCAACGGGAAACTGCTGTATCTGGGGATTCCGATCACGCTTCTGGTCGAAGTCATCCTCATCTACACAGTCATCAAGTTCCGCAACAACGACGACCCGCAACCGACCAAAGAGAACCGGCGGCTCGAGATCACGTGGACCGTCGCGACGGCCATCATCCTGCTGTTCGTCGGCGTCGCCTCCTACGGCGTGCTCGCGAACCCCAACGTCACGTACGCCGAAGAGCCCGGCGCACAGGCGCCCGGCGAGGGCGACAGCGTCCTCGTCCACGCCGAGGCGTACCAGTGGGGCTGGGAGTTCACCTACCCCGAAGAGAACGTCACCGTAGACGGAAGCGAGGCCAGCCCCGTCGTCATCCCGGCCGAGCAAGACATCTACTTCGAGGTCACCTCGCGCGACGTGATACACGCGTTCCACGTCCCGGAGATGGGACTGAAGATAGACGCGTTCCCCGGGCAGAACCAGACCATCAAGACGGTGGCCCACTACCAGGAGAACGAGAATAACGTCTACCAGGGCTACTGCGCCGAGTTCTGCGGTGTCGCCCACTCGCAGATGTACTTCCAGGTGAAAGTCGTCCCGCAGGACGAGTACGAGCAGTGGCTGCAGGAGCAGTCCTCCGGTAGCAACTCGGGTGGCTCCGGCAACGACTCCGGCAACGCCTCGAACGCCTCCGCAGTCGGCGCCCAAGCGGAACTGACCGCCGCCGAGCACTGAATACGAACGACCCCCGTTCTCTATCTTTCCGCCGCCGAGCGTCGGCGCCCGCAAACCGCGACGCAGTGCCGGCCTTTATTACTCGCGTCGGCGCAGTAGCGCACGAATGAGTTCCAGCGACCGACACCGAAATCTCGAACGCATCGTCGACAGCGGCGTCGTCGCGGTCATGCGCGGCGCGGACGCCGACTCGCTCATCCAGACGGCCGAAGCGCTCGAACGCGGCGGCGTCTCGGCCATCGAAATCACCGCCGACAACCCCGGCGCGATGGAGATGATCCGAGACGTCTCGGGCGCGTTCGGCGACGAGGTCATCGTGGGCGCGGGCACCGTTCTCGACGCCGAGACGGCGCGAAGCACCCTGCTCGCGGGCGCGGAGTTCGTCGTCGGCCCGAACTTCGAACCGGACGTCGTCGAGACGTGCAACCGCTACAACGCCGTCGTCGCGCCGGGCGTCATGACGCCCACCGAGGCGGTTCGGGCGATGGAGGCCGGCTCCGACTTCGTGAAGGTGTTCCCGGCGTCAACGCTCGGCCCCGGCCACCTCAAGAGCATGAAGGGGCCGCTCGGTCAGATTCCGATGATGCCGACCGGCGGCGTCGACGTCGACAACGCCGCCGACTTCGTCGACGCGGGCGCGATGGTCGTCGGCGCGGGGTCGGCGCTCGTCGACGGCGACGCCGTCGCCGAGGGCGATTTCGAGGCCATCACCGAGCAGGCGCGCCGCTTCAGCGACGTCGTCGACGAGGCGCGCAACTCGTAATCGACGCGAGAGACGAGAAAGGTCAGCCGAGCGCCCACTCGACGCGGGTCGTCCGCTCGCCGTACACCTCGTCGCGCTCGGTGACGACGACGACGGCGGGCAGTTCGTCTTCGAAGTCGAACACCGCGTCGTAGCCGTCGACGGTCAGGCGTTCGGGGACCGACTGCGGGTTCGAGTCGTTCGCCGACCAGTTCGCCGAGAACGAGCCGTTTTCTTCGTCCGTGTCGCCGGTGACGACGGTGTCGTCCGACGCCGTCGCGGTGCCGGCACAGCCGTCGATGCCGTCGTCGCGTTCGGCGGCGACGACCATCTCGAACGTCCCTCCCTCGGCGTCGTACGTCGCCGACGCCAGCGCGACGCGAAGACAGGCGCCCGAGCCGACGACGAGCGCGCCGGTCACGCGGATTCGGCTCCGCTGTGGCTCGAACGTCACCGACGGTCGTTCCGCGGCGTGTTCGTCGTCGTCGGGTGAGCGACGCTCGAACTCGCGGGTCTCGACCGGACCGCCAGTCGACCGGAGGCCGAGCGCGCCGACGCCGAACAGCGCTGCCGTTCCCGCTGCCGCACCGGCGAGGAGCCCGCGACGGTTCATATCCTCAGTCTCCGGCCTGCACACAAGTACTTTCCGCCAGAGAGGAGTGTTTGTTTCTCCGACTTCTTCGGGGAGACGGCACGATTATCTCCTCGGACCGAGAGCGTGGAGTATGTCCGGAATCGTCTTCTTCCGCACCGAGCGACAAGACAGCGTCGTCGAGTTCTACACCGAGACGGTCGGCGCAGAGGTGTGGCTCGAACAACCGGACTGCACGGTGTTGAAGCACGGCAACATGCTGTTCGGCTTCTGCGACCGCGACGCGACCGACGACTGCGGCATCCTCACGTTCGTTTACGACTCGCGCGCAGAGGTCGACGAGATGCACGCTACCGTCGGCGACGCCGCCCGCGAGGAACCACACGAGAACGAGAGATACGACATCTACCAGTTCTTCGCCGACGACCCCGACGGGCGGACCGTCGAGTTCCAGGCGTTTCTGCACCCCGTCGACCTGTGAGTCGACGAGTTCCGACGCGAACGGTCGTGCGAGGGGAGAGCGAAGACGAACCGGCAGAACAAACGTCGCGCGGGTTTCGTTCCCCCACATGGACGACAGTTCGGTTCGCCGTGGACTCGTCGGCAGCGTAGGTGGCGGAGTCGGCGGCGGTCTGGTGATGTACGTCGTCGGAGCGGGAACCGGGTTGCGCAGCGCCGCGCTGTACGCCGTCGTGTTCGCGGTCACCTTCGCGTCACTCGAACTCGTCCTCGGCGACTGAGTCCGTCTCGACCCGCCGTGACGACGAGTCCGCAGTTCGTCTTCGCGTCAAGTCGTACTGGGGGTGTCGTCGTTCGGCGACTCGCTTTCGTCAGCGTCCGTCGAGTCGTCAGAGTACGCCGAATCGTCGGATACCGCCTCGCTGTTCTCGCGGTTCTCGCTGGTCCCGGCCGTCTCGCTCTCGCTCCCGTCGTCGTCGCTCTGGTCTTCGGCTGCCTCGCGTCGTCGCGCCGCGAGCGCCGCCTGCAACCGCGTTTCCAGCGCCGAGCGGAGCCGCTTCGCCTCCGCTCTGTCGATGTCGACGGCGGCAGCGTCGCGGGCCGAGAGCGAGCGCGACCCCGCAGTGTCGGCAGTGATTGTGGCGACCCGCCAGCGGCGCTGGAAGACGGTCCGCGTGTCGATGACGGTCTGTACGCGGTGGTAGGGGACGATCCGCGTCTGGCGGTTCCAGAAGCCGTTCCGCGTCACGACGTGGCGTTCGTCCAGCCAGTAGCCGCGGTGTTTCCACTTGTAGTGCGCGGCGACCGGAATCAGGGGGAGAATGACGGCGGGGACGAACCACGGGTAGTCGCCGCCGAGCGCGTAGTTCACGCCGTACAGCGCCGCGAGAAGGACGCCGAGTGCGATGAGATACCGGCCGACGTAGCGCCGGCGGATGCGTTTCGGGGGTC is a genomic window of Haloprofundus halophilus containing:
- the coxB gene encoding cytochrome c oxidase subunit II; this translates as MKRTRIALVSLFSAVALALVAVPAAAQPSATAELINELNGKLLYLGIPITLLVEVILIYTVIKFRNNDDPQPTKENRRLEITWTVATAIILLFVGVASYGVLANPNVTYAEEPGAQAPGEGDSVLVHAEAYQWGWEFTYPEENVTVDGSEASPVVIPAEQDIYFEVTSRDVIHAFHVPEMGLKIDAFPGQNQTIKTVAHYQENENNVYQGYCAEFCGVAHSQMYFQVKVVPQDEYEQWLQEQSSGSNSGGSGNDSGNASNASAVGAQAELTAAEH
- a CDS encoding bifunctional 4-hydroxy-2-oxoglutarate aldolase/2-dehydro-3-deoxy-phosphogluconate aldolase, whose amino-acid sequence is MSSSDRHRNLERIVDSGVVAVMRGADADSLIQTAEALERGGVSAIEITADNPGAMEMIRDVSGAFGDEVIVGAGTVLDAETARSTLLAGAEFVVGPNFEPDVVETCNRYNAVVAPGVMTPTEAVRAMEAGSDFVKVFPASTLGPGHLKSMKGPLGQIPMMPTGGVDVDNAADFVDAGAMVVGAGSALVDGDAVAEGDFEAITEQARRFSDVVDEARNS
- a CDS encoding VOC family protein — translated: MSGIVFFRTERQDSVVEFYTETVGAEVWLEQPDCTVLKHGNMLFGFCDRDATDDCGILTFVYDSRAEVDEMHATVGDAAREEPHENERYDIYQFFADDPDGRTVEFQAFLHPVDL